One part of the Parabacteroides distasonis ATCC 8503 genome encodes these proteins:
- a CDS encoding LruC domain-containing protein: MRSQIWKQMVWVFCLLFLMESCVKHDIYQGEDPSVDPQEPTKEEDYIAQFENFENIQVNISSQHEGTLYSIYYEYPYEEGSLVKDPYLIGKTPILMALEVPTHVKKLYILRGDGELIESDVKDITIGSGTKSSLRATNAISDEVLHLINNKYFPEKSYNVKSEDLYRCSDLKITETVFTSSFEKADIWLTYISDGGMSKGNSNMHGKIWFYTYPSEKMENLTLDDCTFYGKTNGAIQVTDFNTINQGDNYIFYSKEEQPKAQAGEYTRIPLGRFDKGLNVGFVYRGTDRPQFSTPALNGPDNNKVPDNGTFSHNYVGHTLKYGNSSFKIEKNVANGFIHHIQEGDFEGNVLGMENRCPNYRAYDGDYNDMLCLIESNPVAIEPAEPVTPPVIESQTNKKGFLLFEDNYPNQGDFDFNDAVIYYNITAYTDKSTADVYAQLLAKGCTFHNQFGFKDANGLTPFFSDVNGYVNVRKFDKEPESGITKTLTYSATQLIMPYIDNGKGPVSKNVKNTDLYPYVLDIPYSESQPFRWCIENKSIDEAYNFDQDYRKAHGDWYETPKDESLVIQFTTPDEEKKDPENKE, translated from the coding sequence ATGAGATCACAAATCTGGAAACAAATGGTGTGGGTATTTTGTCTGCTCTTCCTTATGGAATCATGCGTTAAGCATGACATTTATCAAGGAGAAGACCCCTCGGTAGATCCTCAAGAACCTACCAAAGAAGAAGATTACATAGCCCAGTTCGAGAATTTCGAGAACATACAGGTTAACATATCTTCTCAGCATGAAGGGACCCTATATTCTATTTATTATGAATATCCTTATGAGGAAGGCTCTTTAGTCAAAGATCCTTATTTAATTGGTAAAACTCCGATCCTTATGGCTCTGGAAGTACCTACACACGTAAAGAAACTCTATATCCTAAGAGGGGATGGGGAACTTATCGAGAGCGATGTAAAGGATATCACGATCGGTAGCGGAACCAAAAGCAGTTTACGGGCTACAAATGCGATCAGTGATGAAGTCCTTCATCTGATCAATAACAAATACTTCCCGGAAAAGTCATACAATGTGAAAAGCGAAGATTTATATAGATGTTCTGATCTAAAAATCACGGAAACCGTTTTTACCAGTAGCTTTGAGAAAGCGGATATTTGGCTAACCTATATAAGCGACGGAGGAATGTCCAAAGGCAACAGTAATATGCATGGTAAAATTTGGTTCTATACATATCCCTCCGAGAAGATGGAGAACCTTACTTTAGATGACTGCACCTTCTATGGAAAAACTAATGGTGCTATCCAAGTCACTGACTTCAATACGATCAACCAAGGCGATAATTATATATTCTACTCCAAAGAAGAACAGCCAAAGGCCCAAGCAGGAGAATATACCCGAATACCCTTGGGAAGATTCGACAAGGGGCTCAACGTCGGCTTCGTATATCGAGGCACAGACCGTCCACAGTTCTCCACTCCGGCATTAAATGGGCCGGATAACAATAAAGTACCAGATAATGGGACATTCTCCCATAATTACGTAGGCCATACCTTAAAATATGGTAATTCCTCTTTCAAAATAGAGAAAAACGTAGCAAACGGCTTCATTCACCACATTCAAGAAGGTGATTTTGAAGGAAATGTACTGGGAATGGAAAATCGCTGCCCAAACTATAGGGCCTATGATGGAGACTACAACGATATGCTTTGTCTAATCGAAAGTAATCCCGTTGCCATCGAGCCGGCAGAGCCGGTAACCCCTCCCGTCATAGAATCGCAAACGAACAAGAAAGGATTCCTCTTGTTCGAAGATAATTATCCAAACCAAGGCGATTTCGATTTCAATGACGCTGTCATATATTATAATATCACAGCATATACCGATAAGAGTACCGCAGATGTTTATGCCCAGTTACTGGCTAAAGGCTGTACATTCCACAACCAATTTGGATTTAAGGACGCCAATGGACTAACTCCCTTTTTCTCCGATGTCAATGGATATGTCAATGTGAGAAAATTCGACAAGGAACCGGAAAGTGGGATTACAAAGACATTAACATATAGTGCGACTCAGCTGATCATGCCTTACATTGATAACGGGAAGGGACCGGTAAGTAAAAACGTCAAGAATACGGATCTATACCCATATGTATTGGATATTCCTTATTCGGAAAGTCAACCTTTCCGTTGGTGTATAGAGAATAAAAGCATCGACGAAGCTTATAATTTTGACCAAGATTACCGAAAGGCACATGGAGATTGGTATGAGACTCCTAAAGATGAATCGTTAGTGATACAATTTACCACTCCGGATGAAGAGAAGAAAGATCCGGAAAATAAAGAATGA
- the typA gene encoding translational GTPase TypA: MQKIRNIAIIAHVDHGKTTLVDKMLLAGKLFREGQAEPDQFMDNNDLERERGITILAKNVSINYKGYKINIIDTPGHADFGGEVERVLNMADGCLLLVDAFEGPMPQTRFVLQKAIQLGLKPIVVINKVDKPNCRPSEVQEMVFDLMFSLDATEEQLDFPTIYGSAKQGWMSEDWKEPKEDIAAVLDAIIKYIPEPKMLEGTPQMLITSLDYSKYVGRIAVGRVHRGELKEGQDVMLCKRDGSMVKSRIKEVDVFEGLGRTKVDSVQSGDICAIIGIDGFEIGETIADVNEPEPLPTIAIDEPTMSMLFTINNSPFFGKDGKFVTSRHIFDRLQKELDKNLALRVVPTDSADSWLVYGRGVLHLSVLIETMRREGYELQVGQPQVIIKEIDGEKCEPVEQLTVNLPEECSSRIIDMVTKRKGEMTMMESKNGRMHLEFTIPSRGIIGLNNAVLTASAGEAIMAHRFLEYQPWKGDIERRMNGSIIAMETGQAFAYALNNLQSRGRFFIAPGEEVYAGQVVGEHTKDNDLVVNVTKSKKLTNMRASGSDDKVSLAPPIVFSLEDALEYIKGDEYVEITPNNMRMRKIILDETERKRQGR, from the coding sequence ATGCAAAAGATCAGAAACATTGCGATTATCGCGCACGTAGACCACGGCAAAACGACGCTCGTGGATAAGATGTTATTAGCCGGTAAGCTTTTCCGTGAAGGACAGGCAGAACCGGATCAGTTCATGGATAACAATGATCTGGAACGGGAACGAGGTATCACGATTCTTGCCAAGAACGTGTCTATCAATTATAAGGGATATAAGATCAATATTATTGACACTCCGGGCCACGCCGACTTTGGTGGCGAGGTGGAGCGTGTCTTGAATATGGCGGATGGTTGTTTGCTATTGGTAGACGCCTTTGAGGGGCCTATGCCGCAGACTCGTTTTGTTTTGCAAAAAGCGATTCAACTGGGTTTGAAGCCGATCGTGGTAATTAATAAGGTGGATAAGCCGAATTGCCGCCCGTCGGAAGTGCAGGAAATGGTATTCGACTTGATGTTTAGTCTGGATGCTACCGAGGAGCAGCTTGACTTCCCTACTATTTATGGTTCCGCCAAGCAGGGCTGGATGTCCGAGGATTGGAAGGAGCCGAAAGAGGATATCGCGGCTGTGCTTGATGCGATCATCAAGTATATCCCCGAACCAAAGATGTTGGAGGGTACTCCGCAGATGTTGATTACTTCTTTGGATTATTCTAAGTATGTAGGTCGTATCGCCGTAGGACGTGTACACCGTGGCGAGTTGAAAGAGGGCCAAGATGTCATGCTTTGTAAGCGTGATGGTAGTATGGTGAAATCGAGGATCAAGGAAGTGGATGTATTCGAGGGCTTGGGACGTACGAAAGTTGATTCCGTGCAGTCCGGGGATATTTGCGCTATTATCGGTATCGATGGTTTCGAGATCGGTGAGACTATCGCCGACGTGAACGAGCCGGAGCCATTGCCAACGATCGCTATCGACGAGCCTACGATGTCTATGCTTTTCACGATCAACAATTCTCCGTTCTTTGGTAAGGATGGTAAGTTTGTTACTTCCCGTCATATTTTTGACCGTTTGCAGAAAGAATTGGATAAGAACTTGGCTTTACGCGTAGTTCCTACTGATTCCGCTGATTCTTGGTTGGTATATGGCCGTGGCGTGCTTCACTTGTCTGTATTGATCGAGACGATGCGTCGTGAGGGATACGAGTTGCAGGTAGGTCAGCCTCAGGTTATCATCAAGGAGATCGATGGTGAGAAATGTGAGCCGGTAGAGCAATTGACGGTGAATCTTCCGGAGGAATGCTCTAGCCGTATTATCGATATGGTAACGAAACGTAAGGGCGAGATGACCATGATGGAAAGCAAGAATGGTCGTATGCACTTGGAGTTCACGATTCCTTCCCGTGGTATTATCGGTTTGAACAACGCTGTATTGACCGCCTCTGCCGGTGAGGCTATCATGGCACACCGTTTCTTGGAATATCAACCGTGGAAGGGTGATATCGAACGACGTATGAATGGTTCGATTATCGCTATGGAGACAGGTCAGGCTTTCGCTTATGCCCTGAATAACTTGCAATCCCGCGGACGTTTCTTCATCGCCCCGGGCGAGGAGGTTTACGCTGGACAGGTGGTTGGTGAGCATACCAAGGACAATGACTTGGTGGTAAATGTTACCAAATCCAAGAAGTTGACGAATATGCGTGCCTCTGGTTCGGACGACAAAGTTTCCTTGGCTCCTCCTATCGTATTCAGCCTAGAGGATGCGCTTGAGTACATCAAGGGCGATGAGTACGTAGAGATCACCCCGAATAATATGCGTATGCGTAAGATCATCTTGGATGAGACAGAGCGTAAGCGCCAAGGTAGATAA
- the rpsO gene encoding 30S ribosomal protein S15, with protein MYLDSAKKQELFEKYGKSATNTGSAESQIALFTFRISHLTEHLKVNHKDYATERSLKMLVGKRRRLLDYLIKTDIERYRAIIKELGIRK; from the coding sequence ATGTATTTAGATTCAGCAAAGAAACAAGAATTATTTGAAAAGTATGGCAAATCAGCTACTAACACAGGTTCTGCTGAGAGCCAAATCGCATTGTTCACATTCCGTATCTCTCACTTGACAGAGCACTTGAAAGTGAATCACAAAGATTACGCTACGGAAAGATCATTGAAGATGTTGGTAGGTAAACGTCGTCGTTTATTGGACTATCTGATCAAGACTGACATCGAGAGATACCGCGCTATCATCAAAGAACTTGGTATCAGAAAGTAA
- a CDS encoding helix-turn-helix domain-containing protein, whose product MGNNKIIGAKIKNIRESKQLSIEEVAERSGLGIEQIERIEGNLDFPSLAPLIKIARVLGVRLGTFLDDQAELGPVVCRKKDSEADGIGFTNNATQGHKHMDYHSLSQDKSGRHMEPFLIEIAPSEEGEDFILSTHEGEEFIYVLNGVVEINYGKNTYILEEGDSIYYDSIVAHHVHAAADNKARILGVVYTPY is encoded by the coding sequence ATGGGAAACAACAAAATTATAGGCGCGAAAATTAAAAATATCCGGGAATCGAAACAACTCTCTATCGAGGAGGTAGCCGAACGCTCCGGGTTAGGTATCGAACAGATCGAACGTATCGAGGGTAACTTGGATTTTCCATCTTTGGCCCCTCTTATCAAAATAGCACGGGTATTAGGGGTACGTTTGGGTACATTCTTGGATGACCAAGCGGAGCTAGGCCCGGTCGTATGCCGCAAAAAGGACAGCGAGGCCGATGGTATCGGGTTCACGAACAACGCGACACAAGGGCACAAGCATATGGATTACCACTCGCTCTCGCAAGATAAGTCCGGCCGCCATATGGAACCCTTCTTGATCGAGATCGCTCCCTCCGAGGAAGGCGAGGATTTCATCCTGTCCACGCATGAGGGAGAGGAGTTTATCTACGTATTGAATGGCGTCGTAGAGATCAATTACGGAAAGAACACCTATATCCTAGAGGAAGGCGATAGCATCTATTATGATTCCATCGTGGCGCATCATGTACATGCGGCAGCCGACAACAAGGCCCGAATCCTAGGAGTTGTCTATACACCTTATTAA
- a CDS encoding AMP-binding protein, which produces MELHNRTLGQWLEHWAETTPDKEYIVYSDRDLRFTWSEFNKRVDDMAKGMLAIGITHGTHVGVWATNVPDWLTFLYAGAKIGAVLVTINTNYKQSELEYLVENADIHTMCITDGVFDGSYVDMVYTMLPELKTSQRGYLKSKRFPRLRNVVYIGQEKYRGMYNTPEMLLLGQNIKDETLEAAKARVNCHDVVNMQYTSGTTGFPKGVMLTHYNIANNGFLTGEHMKFTADDKLCCCVPLFHCFGVVLASMNVLTHGCTQVMVEKFDPLLVLASIHKERCTAVYGVPTMFIAELNHPMFEMFDLTSLRTGIMAGSLCPVELMKTVDEKMHMRVTSVYGLTETSPGMTHSRIEDPAEVRYNTVGHEFEFTEVRVIDPETGEECPVGVQGEMCNRGYNNMKGYYKNEAATNEAIDKDGFLHSGDLGVRDENGNFRITGRIKDMIIRGGENIYPRELEEFLYHFPGVKDVQVAAVPSKKYGEEVGAFIILHDGVTATEEEVKDFCRGKIARHKIPKYIFFVDTFPMTGSGKIQKFKLKDLGLKLLQEQGITPA; this is translated from the coding sequence ATGGAATTACATAACAGAACCCTTGGCCAATGGCTGGAACATTGGGCCGAGACTACACCGGACAAGGAATATATCGTTTATTCGGACCGTGACTTACGTTTCACTTGGAGCGAATTCAACAAGCGTGTGGACGACATGGCGAAAGGCATGCTGGCGATCGGTATCACTCATGGCACACATGTCGGCGTATGGGCGACAAACGTACCGGATTGGCTGACTTTCTTATATGCCGGAGCCAAGATCGGTGCCGTACTAGTCACGATCAACACCAACTATAAACAAAGCGAACTGGAATATCTGGTTGAGAACGCCGATATCCATACGATGTGTATCACGGACGGCGTGTTTGATGGAAGTTACGTGGACATGGTCTATACCATGTTGCCGGAATTGAAGACCTCTCAACGGGGGTATTTGAAAAGCAAGCGTTTCCCACGCTTGAGAAATGTAGTATATATCGGACAGGAGAAATACAGGGGTATGTACAATACGCCCGAGATGTTGCTCCTCGGACAAAATATCAAGGATGAGACCTTAGAGGCTGCCAAAGCGAGAGTAAATTGCCACGACGTTGTCAATATGCAATATACTTCCGGTACGACCGGCTTCCCGAAAGGGGTCATGTTGACTCACTACAACATCGCCAACAACGGTTTCTTGACGGGTGAGCATATGAAATTCACCGCCGACGATAAGCTTTGTTGCTGCGTACCTCTCTTTCATTGCTTTGGTGTGGTATTAGCTTCCATGAACGTATTGACGCATGGATGTACGCAAGTGATGGTCGAGAAATTCGATCCGCTATTGGTATTAGCTTCTATACATAAAGAGCGTTGCACGGCCGTGTACGGCGTGCCTACCATGTTCATTGCCGAGCTGAACCACCCGATGTTCGAGATGTTCGACCTCACGTCGTTACGTACCGGTATTATGGCAGGTTCGCTTTGCCCGGTTGAACTCATGAAAACCGTGGACGAGAAGATGCATATGCGTGTAACCAGCGTGTATGGATTGACAGAGACCTCACCGGGTATGACCCACTCCCGTATCGAAGATCCGGCCGAGGTGCGTTATAATACTGTAGGCCATGAGTTCGAATTTACCGAGGTACGGGTTATCGATCCGGAGACCGGCGAAGAATGCCCCGTCGGCGTACAGGGCGAGATGTGTAACCGCGGTTATAATAACATGAAAGGTTACTATAAAAACGAAGCCGCCACCAATGAGGCGATCGACAAGGATGGCTTCCTGCATTCCGGCGACTTGGGCGTTCGTGATGAGAATGGAAACTTCCGTATCACCGGCCGTATCAAGGACATGATTATCCGCGGGGGCGAGAATATCTATCCCCGTGAGCTGGAGGAGTTCCTCTATCATTTCCCCGGCGTGAAAGACGTGCAAGTAGCTGCTGTTCCTTCCAAGAAATATGGAGAGGAAGTGGGTGCCTTTATCATCCTTCACGATGGTGTGACGGCTACGGAGGAAGAGGTGAAAGACTTCTGCCGCGGAAAGATCGCCCGGCATAAGATCCCGAAATACATCTTCTTCGTCGATACCTTCCCGATGACCGGAAGCGGAAAGATACAGAAGTTCAAGTTGAAAGACCTCGGGCTGAAACTATTGCAAGAGCAAGGTATCACGCCGGCCTAA
- a CDS encoding helix-turn-helix domain-containing protein: MDGINTLRYSDLFLAMYFDGGKSCLHRNHSHVLVYVYSGEMVIDEKGQITRLHKGECAFIRKDFSVQMTKQAWNGEQFKAIFLMFTMKFLRDFYSKLDRNTLPKDAKRDQVSLYKLPSNRPDIVSLFESMTPYFNSKIQPTDELLQLKMVEGVYVLLNTDKNLYASIFDFTDPWKIDILEFMERNYMNDISMEEIANYTGRSLSTFKRDFKKCSALSPREWLIRRRLEAAHGLIRKGGRKVSEICFEVGFKNLSHFSKIYKIAYGVPPTEDI; encoded by the coding sequence ATGGACGGGATCAACACACTGCGTTACTCGGATTTATTTTTAGCGATGTATTTCGATGGCGGAAAGAGCTGCCTGCACCGGAATCATTCGCATGTGTTGGTGTATGTATACTCCGGAGAGATGGTAATCGACGAGAAAGGCCAAATCACCCGGTTACATAAAGGAGAATGCGCTTTCATCCGCAAGGACTTCAGCGTACAGATGACGAAACAAGCATGGAATGGCGAGCAGTTCAAGGCGATCTTCTTGATGTTCACCATGAAGTTCCTACGCGACTTTTACAGCAAATTAGATCGAAATACTCTCCCTAAAGACGCCAAGCGAGATCAGGTAAGCCTTTACAAGCTACCGTCCAACCGTCCCGATATCGTAAGCTTGTTTGAGTCGATGACCCCTTATTTCAATTCCAAGATCCAACCGACAGACGAATTGCTTCAACTAAAAATGGTCGAGGGCGTCTATGTGTTGCTCAATACCGACAAGAATCTATATGCCTCTATCTTCGATTTTACCGATCCATGGAAGATAGACATACTGGAATTTATGGAGCGGAATTATATGAACGATATTTCCATGGAAGAAATCGCCAACTATACGGGACGCAGTCTCTCCACATTTAAACGTGATTTCAAGAAATGTAGCGCTCTCTCGCCCCGGGAATGGCTCATCCGACGCCGCCTTGAAGCCGCACATGGGCTGATACGTAAGGGGGGGCGTAAGGTCTCGGAGATTTGTTTCGAGGTAGGCTTCAAGAACCTTTCCCATTTCTCGAAAATCTATAAGATAGCGTATGGCGTACCGCCAACCGAGGATATATAA
- the ahcY gene encoding adenosylhomocysteinase, translating to MSQLFPTNLPYKVADMSLAEFGRKEIEIAEHEMPGLMALRQKYADQKPLKGARITGSLHMTIQTAVLIETLVALGADVRWASCNIFSTQDHAAAAIAADGVPVFAWKGETLEEYWWCTDMALRFPEGKGPHMIVDDGGDASLLIHMGYRAENDAETINRKGGNHEEQVILDTLNRILQEDNSRWHRTVAEMKGVSEETTTGVHRLYQMMEKGELLVPAINVNDSVTKSKFDNLYGCRESLADGIKRATDVMIAGKVVVVAGYGDVGKGCSHSMRSYGARVLVTEIDPICALQAAMEGFEVTTMEEAVKEGNIFVTTTGNCDIITIEHMTQMKDQSIVCNIGHFDNEIQVDKLVNYPNIKHTNIKPQVDKYTFPNGNSIFLLAEGRLVNLGCATGHPSFVMSNSFTNQVLAQMDLWQMAYEVGVYRLPKRLDEEVARLHLERIGVKLSTLSQKQADYIGVPVEGPYKADHYRY from the coding sequence ATGTCACAATTATTTCCAACTAATCTGCCTTATAAAGTGGCAGATATGAGTTTGGCTGAATTCGGTCGCAAAGAGATCGAGATCGCCGAACACGAAATGCCGGGATTAATGGCGCTACGCCAGAAATACGCCGATCAGAAACCCTTGAAAGGCGCACGTATCACCGGCTCACTGCATATGACTATTCAGACGGCGGTGTTAATCGAAACATTAGTTGCGTTGGGAGCGGACGTTCGCTGGGCTAGCTGTAACATCTTCTCCACACAAGATCATGCCGCTGCCGCTATCGCAGCGGACGGCGTACCGGTATTCGCTTGGAAAGGCGAGACGCTGGAGGAGTATTGGTGGTGTACGGACATGGCGCTTCGTTTCCCGGAAGGTAAAGGCCCTCACATGATTGTTGACGATGGCGGCGACGCTTCCTTGCTGATTCACATGGGCTATCGTGCGGAGAACGATGCGGAGACTATCAACCGCAAAGGCGGAAATCATGAGGAACAGGTAATCCTGGATACATTAAATCGTATCCTTCAAGAAGATAACAGCCGTTGGCACCGTACGGTAGCCGAGATGAAAGGGGTATCGGAAGAGACGACCACCGGCGTTCACCGTCTGTATCAGATGATGGAGAAAGGTGAGTTGCTGGTTCCGGCTATCAATGTTAATGACTCCGTGACGAAATCCAAGTTCGATAACCTATACGGTTGCCGTGAGTCTTTGGCGGACGGCATCAAGCGGGCTACGGACGTAATGATCGCCGGCAAGGTGGTAGTCGTTGCCGGATATGGTGACGTAGGTAAAGGCTGCTCTCACTCCATGCGCTCTTACGGGGCCCGTGTACTCGTGACCGAGATCGATCCGATCTGCGCCCTGCAAGCCGCTATGGAAGGTTTCGAGGTTACGACCATGGAAGAGGCCGTGAAAGAGGGTAACATCTTCGTTACGACCACCGGAAACTGCGATATCATCACGATCGAGCATATGACACAGATGAAAGACCAATCGATCGTATGTAACATCGGTCACTTCGACAACGAGATACAGGTGGATAAGCTTGTCAACTATCCGAATATCAAGCACACGAATATCAAGCCTCAAGTGGACAAATATACGTTCCCGAACGGAAACTCCATCTTCTTATTGGCAGAGGGACGCTTGGTAAACTTAGGTTGCGCTACGGGACACCCATCATTCGTAATGAGCAACTCATTTACGAACCAAGTTCTTGCCCAGATGGATTTATGGCAAATGGCCTATGAGGTAGGCGTATATCGTTTGCCGAAACGTTTGGATGAGGAAGTTGCCCGCCTACACTTGGAACGTATCGGCGTGAAATTATCTACATTATCACAAAAGCAAGCTGATTATATCGGCGTACCGGTAGAAGGACCGTACAAGGCTGATCATTACAGATACTAA
- a CDS encoding glycosyltransferase — translation MRFAILSPIYPYRGGIAQFSGMLYTELVKEGHEVKAFNFKRLYPDILFPGKTQYVEAGDRAIEIESVRVLDSVNPVSYFSTVNAIRSYAPDVLIISYWMSFFVPGYAHVANRMKKHCKVITLIHNAIPHEPRFFDKPLASLLFKQCHGFIVMSDNVRYDLRKLYPGAKYIQNPHPLYNHFGSKINKNEACRKLGIHPSKKNLLFFGLIRDYKGLDLLIEAMGQLNEDYHLIIAGECYGSFEKYQALIDASPAKERIFVHCEYISDEEIPIYFSAADALVLPYRSATQSGVVSVAYNYDLPMLSTPVGDFKNSIEKPGTGIVVPEISATALAQGIEELFTPSQQATIPANISKEKAALSWETLTRKLLDFINSGFI, via the coding sequence ATGCGTTTCGCTATTCTCTCCCCCATTTATCCCTATCGTGGCGGTATCGCCCAATTCAGCGGGATGCTCTATACGGAATTAGTAAAAGAAGGTCATGAAGTAAAGGCTTTCAACTTCAAACGTCTTTATCCGGATATCTTATTTCCCGGCAAGACTCAATACGTAGAAGCGGGAGACCGTGCGATCGAAATCGAGAGCGTGCGAGTATTAGATAGCGTCAACCCGGTTAGTTATTTCAGTACCGTAAACGCCATTCGTTCCTATGCGCCGGACGTACTGATTATCTCTTACTGGATGTCCTTTTTCGTTCCCGGATACGCCCACGTAGCAAATCGGATGAAAAAGCATTGTAAGGTAATCACCCTTATCCACAACGCGATTCCCCATGAGCCGCGTTTCTTCGACAAGCCTTTAGCTTCGTTACTTTTCAAGCAATGCCATGGCTTTATCGTGATGAGCGATAACGTGCGGTATGATTTGCGGAAACTTTACCCGGGCGCTAAATATATCCAGAACCCACACCCGCTTTATAATCATTTCGGGAGTAAGATCAACAAGAACGAGGCATGCCGGAAATTAGGAATCCATCCGTCCAAAAAGAATCTTCTATTCTTTGGACTGATACGGGATTATAAAGGATTAGACCTGCTGATAGAAGCGATGGGACAGCTTAACGAGGATTACCATCTCATTATAGCCGGCGAATGTTACGGTAGTTTCGAGAAGTATCAGGCTCTGATCGATGCATCTCCGGCAAAAGAACGTATATTCGTCCACTGTGAATATATCAGCGACGAGGAAATCCCCATTTATTTCTCAGCGGCGGATGCCTTAGTACTCCCCTATCGCTCCGCCACTCAAAGTGGTGTCGTATCCGTAGCCTACAATTACGATTTACCTATGTTAAGTACTCCCGTAGGCGATTTCAAGAACAGCATCGAAAAGCCGGGTACAGGCATCGTAGTGCCTGAGATATCCGCAACGGCCCTCGCCCAAGGTATCGAGGAACTTTTCACCCCCTCACAGCAAGCCACCATCCCTGCGAACATATCCAAAGAAAAAGCAGCTCTCTCGTGGGAAACCCTAACGAGAAAACTGCTCGATTTTATCAATAGCGGTTTCATCTAG